Proteins co-encoded in one Cinclus cinclus chromosome Z, bCinCin1.1, whole genome shotgun sequence genomic window:
- the DMGDH gene encoding dimethylglycine dehydrogenase, mitochondrial: MSAVLRGVLRRLRPPRRPGPLGAQGRKEASSPSLGKDRADTVIIGGGCVGVSLAYHLAKAGLKDVVLLEKSELTAGSTWHAAGLTTYFHPGINLKKIHAYSIKLYEKLEEETGQPVGFHQPGSIRIASTPTRVDEFKYQMTRAGWHPTEQFLITPEKVQELFPLLNMDKVLAGLYNPGDGHIDPYSLTMALAAGARKYGAQLNYPVQVTNLNSRSDGTWEVETPLGIIQAKRIVNTAGFWAREVGKMIGLQHPLVPVHHQYVVTSTIPEVKALKTELPVIRDLEGSYYLRQERDGLLFGPYESEEKMKLQESWVTNGVPPGFGKELFESDLDRIMEHIEAAMEMVPVLRKADIVNTIAGPITYSPDILPMVGPHQGVRNYWVAIGFGYGIIHAGGMGKYLSDWILEGEPPFDLIEVDPNRYGKWTTTEYTSAKARESYGFNNIVGYPKEERFAGRPTQRTSGLYNLLKSKCSMGFHAGWEQPHWFYKPGDETGYKPSFRRTNWFDPVGREYKQVMEKVGVIDLSPFGKFKVKGTDSVKLLDHLFANVVPKVGSTNISHMLTPRGKVYAELTVSQLYPGEFMLVTGSGSELHDLRWIEEKITSGGYKAEIENMTDEMGVLSVAGPHARQVLQKLTNEDLSDASFKFLQCRLLKLANIAVTAIRISYTGELGWELYHRKEDSVPLYSAIMEAGQKDGIDDFGTYALNALRLEKGFRAWGAEMNCDTNPLEAGLDYFVKLNKAADFTGKQALKQIKEKGLKRRLVYLTLETDNVDPEGNESVWHNGKVVGNTTSGCFSYGAQQSLAFAYVPVELSKVGQKLEVELLGKNYPATIIQEPLVLTEPTRMRLQRKGESPKI, from the exons GCTGGTTTAACTACATATTTTCATCCTGGAATAAACCTGAAGAAAATCCATGCTTACAGCATCAAACTCTATGAGAAGTTGGAAGAAGAGACTGGACAG CCCGTGGGGTTTCATCAGCCTGGCAGTATCAGAATTGCTTCGACCCCTACTAGGGTGGATGAATTCAAATACCAAATGACTCGTGCTGGTTGGCACCCAACAGAGCAGTTTTTAATTACACCTGAGAAAGTACAAGAACTATTTCCCTTATTGAACATGGATAAG GTTTTAGCTGGCCTGTATAACCCTGGAGATGGTCATATTGACCCTTATTCTCTAACTATGGCCTTGGCTGCAGGAGCCAGAAAATATGGTGCTCAATTAAATTATCCTGTGCAAGTGACTAATCTGAACTCCCGATCAGATGGGACATGGGAAGTTGAAACTCCACTTGGAATAATTCAAGCAAAGAGAATTGTGAATACTGCAG gcTTCTGGGCCCGTGAGGTAGGCAAGATGATTGGCCTGCAGCACCCTCTCGTACCTGTTCATCATCAATATGTTGTAACATCAACTATCCCTGAAGTAAAAGCCCTAAAAACAGAATTGCCTGTGATTCGTGACTTAGAAGGGTCATACTATCTAAGGCAAGAAAGGGATGGCCTTTTATTTGGTCCATATGAAAGTGAGGAGAAAATGAAGTTGCAGGAGTCTTGGGTAACAAATGGAGTCCCACcag GTTTTGGAAAAGAACTTTTTGAGTCTGATTTAGACAGAATAATGGAGCATATTGAGGCTGCCATGGAAATGGTCCCCGTTTTGAGAAAAGCAGACATCGTAAACACAATTGCAGGTCCTATCACCTATTCTCCAGACATTCTTCCTATGGTGGGACCACATCAGGGTGTCAGAAATTACTGGGTGGCTATCGGTTTTGG GTATGGCATTATACATGCTGGTGGCATGGGAAAGTACCTCAGTGACTGGATCCTTGAGGGGGAACCTCCATTTGACCTGATAGAAGTAGATCCAAACCGTTACGGAAAGTGGACCACTACAGAATATACATCAGCCAAAGCAAGAGAATCTTACGGCTTCAATAACATTg TTGGTTACCCTAAAGAAGAAAGATTTGCTGGGAGACCAACACAGAGAACCAGTGGGCTGTACAATTTGCTAAAGTCAAAATGTTCAATGGGATTCCATGCAGGATGGGAGCAACCTCATTGGTTTTACAAACCTGGAGATGAGACTGGATACaa ACCCAGTTTTCGGCGCACAAATTGGTTTGACCCTGTGGGTCGTGAGTACAAGCAGGTTATGGAAAAAGTTGGTGTGATTGACCTGTCACCATTTGGCAAGTTTAAAGTAAAAGGCACAGATTCTGTTAAGCTGCTTGATCATCTATTTGCAAATGTTGTTCCAAAG GTGGGTTCCACAAATATAAGCCATATGTTAACACCAAGAGGAAAAGTTTATGCTGAGCTAACCGTCTCTCAACTGTATCCTGGAGAATTCATGCTTGTAACTGGGTCAGGGTCAGAGCTCCATGATCTGAG ATGGATAGAAGAGAAAATAACAAGTGGTGGATACAAAGCTGAAATAGAAAACATGACAGATGAGATGGGAGTACTTAGTGTAGCAGGTCCACATGCACGACAGGTCCTCCAGAAGTTGACAAATGAAGACCTAAGTGATGCTTCTTTTAAGTTTCTCCAGTGTAGACTTCTGAAACTTGCCAATATTGCTGTTACTGCCATTAGGATATCTTACACAG GTGAATTGGGCTGGGAGCTCTACCATAGAAAAGAAGATTCTGTACCTCTTTACAGTGCAATCATGGAAGCTGGCCAAAAAGACGGAATTGATGACTTTGGAACATATGCTCTAAATGCtttgaggctggaaaagggTTTCCGAGCTTGGGGAGCAGAG atgaactgtgacactAATCCCTTGGAAGCTGGACTGGATTATTTTGTAAAGCTAAACAAG GCAGCAGACTTTACAGGAAAACAAGCACTGAAGCAGATTAAGGAAAAGGGGCTTAAACGACGCCTGGTATATCTCACCCTGGAAACAGATAATGTTGATCCAGAGGGAAATGAAAGCGTGTGGCACAATGGCAAG gttgtTGGCAATACCACATCTGGATGTTTCAGTTATGGAGCTCAGCAGAGTCTGGCCTTTGCATATGTTCCCGTGGAACTCAGCAAAGTTGGACAGAAATTGGAGGTTGAGCTTTTAGGTAAAAATTATCCAGCAACCATTATACAGGAGCCATTGGTGCTGACTGAACCAACAAGAATGCGCCTTCAGAGAAAGGGTGAAAGTCCCAAAATATAA